Proteins encoded together in one Phycisphaerae bacterium window:
- a CDS encoding zinc ribbon domain-containing protein, with amino-acid sequence MPLKIRCPHCLRVLVAADETAGQTKLCPACGQNFNVPLPSELMAQKPAAAQSNVPTCPRCHAEVAPTAVWCHQCHTNLATGKRLPLRQRLRFLTWRFWTIAGASVAVGVLVLFAVLHMVRIQRQPPPAPFVPTAPKEIAGAELAAQLFAARTSADREAALCALSGVEQRAAPAVADALAAALDKYTDAPQARANVRAALDLLVRTRDAHLSARADWLALLERCQQQRGLRATALRARAQLGDERVAADLADLWLSELQRSLLLARVAGAARSNDEPGTRLGLRQATTDLSRTTAGLRILAQNEPLGVFERLLASYWESWSWLGQQRGERLADAIFDLARPAQQSLNFDPRDVRQPRDILKRIGASAAAPVRAAAGLVLEQRGPQYRSACHTIAESLAQLLPTCDPHDQQRLTWAIARLRGKLFGEAGRADPLDVTPAEIAAAAEWGQPGSKPTLKGPYPAAPVLKWRAVPATRLLERDLLAQLHGGWPAARRTLDDWLAAELGCTPRIAALVSPGQRDPDYPAVTMALVIAATSNAQALRPQLELWHEATEQPAWLRALAYTVLGSLDARTGKWTSGWPAGLDPGDVTTLDSGDPGWEPFGRVLVAGGPGMLERAADFKPAPLPTRLRDRLLAAAKAANRAAP; translated from the coding sequence ATGCCGCTGAAGATTCGCTGTCCGCACTGCCTCCGCGTCCTGGTCGCCGCCGACGAGACCGCCGGCCAGACCAAGCTCTGCCCGGCGTGCGGCCAGAACTTCAACGTCCCCTTGCCGTCCGAGCTCATGGCCCAGAAGCCCGCCGCCGCGCAGTCCAACGTGCCGACGTGCCCGCGCTGCCACGCCGAGGTCGCGCCCACCGCCGTCTGGTGCCACCAGTGCCACACGAACCTCGCGACCGGCAAACGTCTGCCGCTCAGGCAACGTCTCCGATTCCTCACTTGGCGTTTCTGGACCATCGCTGGCGCGAGCGTCGCGGTCGGCGTGCTGGTGTTGTTTGCCGTGCTGCACATGGTCCGCATCCAGCGCCAACCACCTCCGGCGCCCTTCGTGCCCACCGCGCCGAAGGAGATCGCCGGCGCGGAGCTCGCCGCACAACTCTTCGCCGCCCGCACCAGTGCTGACCGCGAGGCGGCGCTATGCGCGCTTTCCGGCGTGGAGCAACGCGCTGCGCCGGCCGTGGCCGATGCGCTGGCTGCGGCGCTCGACAAGTACACCGACGCGCCGCAGGCCCGCGCAAACGTCCGCGCCGCCCTCGACCTGTTGGTGCGCACCCGGGACGCCCATCTCAGCGCCCGCGCGGATTGGCTCGCGCTCCTGGAACGCTGCCAGCAGCAGCGCGGCCTGCGCGCGACGGCGCTCCGCGCCCGCGCCCAGCTCGGCGACGAACGCGTCGCGGCCGACCTAGCCGACCTGTGGCTTTCCGAGCTGCAGCGCAGTCTGCTCCTCGCCCGTGTCGCCGGCGCAGCCCGGAGCAACGACGAGCCGGGTACCCGCCTCGGTCTGCGGCAGGCGACGACCGACCTGAGCCGCACGACCGCCGGCCTGCGGATCCTCGCGCAGAACGAGCCGCTCGGCGTCTTCGAGCGGCTTCTGGCCAGCTACTGGGAAAGCTGGTCCTGGCTCGGGCAGCAGCGCGGCGAGCGCCTGGCCGATGCGATCTTCGACCTGGCGCGGCCCGCGCAACAATCCCTGAACTTCGACCCGCGCGATGTCCGCCAGCCGCGCGATATCCTGAAACGGATCGGGGCCAGCGCCGCCGCCCCCGTGCGGGCCGCCGCCGGCTTGGTGCTCGAGCAGCGCGGCCCACAGTATCGCAGCGCGTGCCACACGATCGCCGAGAGCCTCGCCCAGCTCCTGCCCACGTGCGACCCCCACGACCAGCAGCGCCTCACCTGGGCGATCGCCCGGCTGCGCGGCAAGCTTTTCGGCGAGGCCGGCCGCGCCGACCCGCTCGACGTCACGCCGGCCGAGATCGCCGCGGCCGCGGAGTGGGGCCAGCCCGGGAGCAAGCCGACGCTGAAGGGGCCGTATCCCGCAGCCCCGGTGCTGAAATGGCGCGCCGTGCCCGCCACGCGCCTGCTGGAGCGCGACCTGCTGGCTCAACTGCACGGCGGCTGGCCCGCGGCCCGCCGGACGCTCGACGACTGGCTGGCCGCCGAGCTGGGTTGCACGCCGCGTATCGCCGCGCTGGTCAGTCCCGGGCAGCGCGACCCGGACTATCCGGCGGTGACGATGGCCCTGGTGATCGCGGCGACGAGCAACGCGCAGGCCTTGCGGCCGCAACTGGAACTGTGGCACGAAGCGACTGAACAGCCGGCCTGGCTGCGCGCGCTCGCCTACACGGTGCTCGGCAGCCTCGACGCGCGCACCGGCAAGTGGACCAGCGGCTGGCCCGCCGGGCTCGATCCTGGCGACGTGACCACTCTGGACAGCGGCGACCCCGGCTGGGAGCCGTTTGGTCGCGTGCTGGTGGCGGGC
- a CDS encoding acyl-CoA dehydrogenase family protein → MPNATDPDFMQLEGLLTEDERHVRDAVGRFVDERVLPIIAACFEEERFPRELIPEMAAMGLFGPTFKDYGCAGLSNVAYGLIMQELERGDSGLRSFASVQSGLVMYPIHRYGSDEQKERWLPALAQGQAIGCFGLTEPDGGSDPGTMKTRARRAGGDWVLSGAKMWITNGTVADVAVVWAQTDEGIRGFLVEQGAPGFTSRDIAHKFSLRASVTSELFFDDCRVPERNRLPGAVGLAAPLSCLTQARYGIAWGAIGAAQACFREALAFARQRVLFGEPLIQKQIIQQRLAEMVRRISTAQLLVWQLGRLKDLDQMHHTQVSLAKWNNVRMALDVARDARDLLGAGGITVEQVPIRHMLNLESVITYEGTETIHQLIVGREICGVEVF, encoded by the coding sequence ATGCCTAACGCTACTGACCCGGACTTCATGCAGCTTGAAGGTCTGCTCACCGAGGACGAGCGGCATGTCCGCGACGCCGTCGGCCGCTTCGTGGACGAACGCGTGCTGCCGATCATCGCGGCGTGCTTCGAGGAGGAGCGCTTCCCGCGCGAGCTGATCCCCGAGATGGCGGCCATGGGGCTCTTCGGGCCGACGTTCAAGGACTATGGCTGCGCGGGGCTCAGTAACGTCGCGTACGGTCTCATCATGCAGGAGCTGGAGCGCGGCGACAGCGGGTTGCGCAGCTTCGCTTCGGTGCAGAGCGGGCTCGTCATGTACCCGATCCACCGCTATGGCTCGGACGAGCAGAAGGAACGGTGGCTGCCCGCGCTCGCCCAGGGCCAGGCGATCGGCTGCTTTGGCCTGACCGAGCCGGACGGCGGGTCCGATCCGGGGACGATGAAGACGCGCGCCCGCCGGGCCGGCGGCGACTGGGTTCTGAGCGGCGCGAAGATGTGGATCACGAACGGCACGGTTGCTGACGTGGCGGTTGTGTGGGCCCAGACCGACGAGGGCATTCGCGGCTTTCTGGTCGAGCAGGGTGCGCCGGGGTTCACGTCGCGGGACATCGCGCACAAGTTTTCGCTACGGGCGTCAGTGACATCGGAGCTGTTTTTTGACGACTGCCGGGTGCCGGAGCGCAATCGACTGCCCGGCGCGGTGGGGCTGGCGGCGCCGCTGAGCTGCCTGACGCAGGCCCGCTACGGTATCGCGTGGGGAGCGATCGGGGCGGCGCAGGCGTGCTTCCGCGAGGCGCTGGCGTTCGCCCGGCAGCGGGTGCTGTTCGGCGAGCCGCTGATTCAGAAGCAGATCATTCAGCAGCGTCTGGCCGAGATGGTCCGGCGCATCTCGACGGCGCAACTTCTGGTGTGGCAGCTCGGGCGACTGAAGGACCTGGACCAGATGCACCACACGCAGGTATCGCTGGCGAAGTGGAACAACGTCCGCATGGCCCTCGACGTGGCCCGCGACGCCCGCGACCTGCTCGGTGCCGGCGGGATCACGGTCGAGCAAGTCCCCATCCGGCACATGCTGAACCTGGAGAGCGTCATCACGTACGAGGGGACGGAGACGATTCATCAACTCATCGTCGGCCGTGAGATCTGTGGCGTAGAGGTGTTCTGA
- the prfA gene encoding peptide chain release factor 1, producing MERVKEMVSKGDDIAAQMVRPEVASNGALMTRLAREHGELEKIARPYRDYRRVTDQLVESQELLADDADPDLRQLAEAELPDLEARREKLLNDLKERLVTGDEASISSIILEIRAGTGGDEAALFAGDLLGMYTAYAARKGHKVEVMSISPSELGGIKEAILNVTGEEVYLHFRFEAGGHRVQRVPKTEAQGRIHTSAATVAVLPEPEEIEIDVNWEKDVLEHVSRAGGPGGQNVNKVSSAIKLEHIPTGITVSMRDEKSQHKNRAKARRVLLSRLYEHFQTAQQKQVASDRKSMVGSGDRSERIRTYNFPQNRVTDHRINKDVYDLPRILVAGDLDEFLHELHDRDLRLRLEAL from the coding sequence ATGGAACGCGTGAAGGAGATGGTCTCCAAAGGCGACGACATCGCCGCGCAGATGGTCCGCCCCGAGGTTGCCTCGAACGGCGCCCTCATGACGCGGCTGGCGCGCGAGCACGGCGAACTCGAGAAAATCGCCCGGCCCTACCGCGACTATCGCCGCGTCACCGACCAGCTCGTCGAGTCGCAGGAACTGCTGGCCGACGACGCCGACCCGGACCTGCGCCAGCTCGCCGAGGCGGAGCTGCCGGACCTGGAAGCCCGCCGCGAGAAGCTGCTGAACGACCTCAAGGAACGCCTCGTCACCGGCGACGAAGCCTCGATCAGCTCGATCATTCTCGAAATTCGCGCCGGCACCGGTGGCGATGAGGCCGCGCTTTTCGCCGGCGACCTGCTCGGCATGTACACCGCTTACGCCGCCCGCAAGGGCCACAAGGTCGAGGTCATGTCGATTTCGCCATCCGAGCTGGGCGGCATCAAGGAAGCGATCCTGAACGTCACCGGCGAAGAGGTGTACCTGCACTTTCGGTTCGAGGCTGGCGGACACCGCGTGCAACGTGTGCCGAAGACCGAGGCGCAGGGGCGCATTCACACGTCCGCCGCCACGGTCGCCGTCCTGCCCGAGCCGGAAGAGATTGAGATCGACGTCAACTGGGAGAAGGACGTGCTGGAGCACGTCAGCCGGGCCGGCGGCCCCGGCGGCCAGAACGTCAACAAGGTCTCCAGCGCGATCAAACTGGAGCACATTCCGACCGGCATCACCGTGTCGATGCGCGACGAGAAGAGCCAGCACAAGAATCGGGCGAAGGCCCGCCGCGTGCTGCTGTCGCGGCTGTACGAGCACTTTCAGACGGCGCAACAGAAGCAGGTCGCGTCCGACCGCAAGAGCATGGTCGGTTCCGGCGACCGCAGCGAACGCATCCGCACGTACAATTTCCCGCAGAATCGCGTGACCGATCACCGCATCAACAAGGACGTGTACGATCTGCCGCGCATCCTCGTCGCGGGCGATCTGGATGAGTTCCTGCACGAGTTGCACGACCGCGATCTGCGCCTGCGGCTAGAAGCGCTCTAG
- the rpmE gene encoding 50S ribosomal protein L31, which produces MKPDIHPKYGEAQVSCACGNTFTTRATVPVIKVDICNVCHPFYTGKQKFVDAAGRVERFQKKFGGDYFKPRAEEKPGARH; this is translated from the coding sequence ATGAAGCCTGACATCCATCCGAAGTACGGTGAAGCGCAGGTCAGTTGTGCCTGCGGGAACACGTTCACCACCCGGGCCACCGTCCCGGTCATCAAGGTGGACATCTGCAACGTCTGCCACCCCTTCTACACCGGCAAGCAGAAGTTTGTCGACGCCGCCGGGCGCGTGGAGCGTTTCCAGAAGAAGTTCGGCGGCGACTACTTCAAGCCGCGTGCAGAAGAGAAACCCGGCGCCCGTCATTAG
- a CDS encoding ABC transporter ATP-binding protein, protein MPPSTPEPVVRLDSVVKVYQPAAGVEVPALRGVSFTIYRGEYIAIVGPSGSGKSTLLNILGCLDRPTSGTYWLDGHDVSRFDDDALSDIRGRRIGFVFQSFNLIATQTVLENLETPLYYQGFRARERKQMALQLIERVGLADRAEHRPHELSGGQQQRVAIARALANDPAILLADEPTGNLDSKTGQLILQMLDELNAAGRTVIIVTHDMNVARRCGRVVELSDGLIQDGGSAA, encoded by the coding sequence ATGCCGCCGTCCACACCGGAGCCGGTCGTTCGCCTCGATAGCGTCGTAAAGGTCTACCAGCCGGCGGCGGGGGTGGAGGTGCCGGCGCTAAGGGGCGTGTCGTTCACCATTTACCGCGGGGAGTACATCGCGATTGTCGGGCCATCGGGCAGCGGCAAGTCGACGCTGCTGAACATCCTCGGCTGTCTGGACCGGCCGACCAGCGGCACGTACTGGCTCGACGGGCACGACGTGTCGCGGTTCGACGATGATGCGCTGTCCGATATCCGCGGCCGGCGGATCGGGTTCGTGTTTCAGAGCTTCAACCTGATCGCGACGCAGACCGTGCTCGAGAACCTCGAGACGCCACTTTACTACCAGGGCTTCCGCGCGCGCGAGCGGAAGCAGATGGCGCTGCAGCTGATCGAGCGCGTCGGCCTGGCGGACCGGGCCGAGCACCGGCCGCACGAGTTATCGGGCGGCCAGCAGCAGCGCGTGGCGATCGCCCGGGCGCTGGCGAACGATCCGGCGATCCTGCTGGCGGACGAGCCGACCGGCAACTTGGACAGCAAGACGGGGCAACTCATTCTGCAAATGCTCGATGAGCTGAACGCCGCCGGCCGAACGGTCATCATCGTGACGCACGACATGAACGTGGCCCGGCGTTGCGGGCGGGTGGTCGAGCTGAGTGACGGGCTGATCCAAGACGGCGGGAGTGCGGCATAA
- a CDS encoding 4-(cytidine 5'-diphospho)-2-C-methyl-D-erythritol kinase, protein METLLRNAPAKINLTLRVTGVRSDGFHELESLVAQINLCDTVSVASHEDGCYGLTCDDPTLASDGSNLVLRAAKALNAAARTNHGTQIDLRKRIPAGSGLGGGSSDAATTLTLLNDLWQTRFERAQLAALGAELGSDVPLFLHTPLCILRGRGEQIEDLGAPPALWLALILPEIHCATPAVYATCDRLGPPPPRPPLTEVLAARTSANALMDLLFNDLEAAAFQVAPELGALAAEISAVTGQAVRLTGSGAALFRLFDHPRAAAKFALAVGTETGTRTDVIALRT, encoded by the coding sequence ATGGAAACGCTGCTCCGCAATGCCCCGGCGAAGATCAACCTCACGCTGCGCGTCACCGGCGTGCGGTCGGATGGCTTTCATGAGCTCGAGTCGCTCGTCGCGCAGATCAACCTCTGCGACACCGTATCCGTCGCCTCGCACGAGGATGGCTGCTACGGCCTGACCTGCGACGATCCGACGCTGGCGTCCGACGGCTCCAACTTGGTCCTGCGCGCGGCCAAGGCACTCAACGCTGCCGCGCGCACGAACCACGGCACGCAGATCGACCTGCGCAAGCGCATCCCCGCGGGCTCGGGGCTGGGCGGCGGGAGTTCCGACGCAGCCACGACGCTCACGCTGCTTAATGACCTGTGGCAGACGCGGTTTGAGCGCGCTCAACTCGCCGCGCTCGGTGCGGAGCTCGGCTCGGACGTGCCACTGTTCCTGCACACGCCGCTCTGCATACTGCGTGGGCGCGGCGAACAAATCGAAGACCTCGGTGCACCGCCGGCGTTGTGGCTCGCGCTGATCCTGCCCGAGATTCACTGCGCCACCCCTGCCGTGTACGCCACCTGCGACCGCCTGGGCCCGCCGCCGCCACGGCCGCCGCTCACGGAGGTTCTCGCCGCCCGTACGTCCGCCAACGCGCTGATGGACCTGCTGTTCAACGATCTCGAAGCGGCAGCGTTTCAGGTCGCGCCGGAACTCGGTGCCCTGGCCGCGGAGATCAGCGCCGTCACCGGGCAGGCCGTACGGCTCACCGGATCGGGCGCGGCGCTTTTTCGGCTGTTCGACCACCCCCGGGCGGCGGCGAAGTTCGCGCTGGCCGTCGGCACGGAAACCGGCACACGCACCGATGTCATCGCCCTGCGCACGTGA
- a CDS encoding four helix bundle protein produces the protein MTVDYRELVVWQKSIELAKVVYRLTQRMPESERFGLTNQMRRASVSIPSNIAEGNARQSRRDYLHFLTIARGSLAELETQVTIAEALELLPRDSDARNRIAEIGRILQGLIRSLQPAR, from the coding sequence ATGACGGTGGATTATCGCGAATTGGTTGTGTGGCAGAAGAGCATCGAACTAGCAAAGGTTGTGTATCGGCTCACACAACGCATGCCGGAGAGCGAGCGATTCGGGCTGACCAATCAGATGCGACGGGCCAGCGTCTCGATCCCGAGCAACATTGCGGAGGGCAACGCGCGGCAGTCGCGACGCGACTATTTGCACTTTCTGACGATTGCGCGGGGGTCGCTGGCCGAACTGGAGACGCAGGTGACAATCGCGGAGGCGCTGGAATTGCTGCCACGCGATTCGGATGCACGGAATCGAATCGCCGAAATCGGGCGCATATTGCAGGGACTGATCAGGAGCCTGCAGCCGGCGCGGTGA